The following coding sequences are from one Hugenholtzia roseola DSM 9546 window:
- a CDS encoding transposase: KLEEAQFSAHAFNLGIRKHWDIENKAHKNKDVIFKQDKNRVKQPNHAVNRAILNTIVINLMTKYYKQTITHSQILFCSHFQNILTMNRT; this comes from the coding sequence AAGTTGGAAGAGGCGCAATTTTCCGCGCACGCTTTCAACTTGGGCATCAGAAAACATTGGGATATTGAAAATAAGGCGCATAAGAATAAAGATGTTATCTTTAAACAAGATAAAAACAGAGTCAAACAACCTAATCACGCTGTCAATAGAGCGATTTTGAATACCATTGTCATTAACCTGATGACAAAGTATTACAAACAAACAATCACACACAGCCAAATTTTATTCTGTTCTCATTTTCAAAATATCCTAACTATGAATAGAACTTAA
- a CDS encoding RtcB family protein, whose translation MKRSKKISTQELQKIGIYHLDLLKAAGRYAKEALKNKKNSKESILSQLANLLEHQVENQTANLSPFTPQEGELWKDCVEKAMLFKTENQALKQTRNGFELKETPLSYAIFGKADIEKSAQGQMDTALRLPISVAGALMPDAHHGYGLPIGGVLATQADKIIPFAVGVDIACRMCLSVFEIEKSFFEKKQNYFKNLLLKNTCFGTGNGFQTPWDDPIFEKKEWQASPTIRQLKSKAVQQIGSSGTGNHFVEWGILSIEGPENALQLPVGEYVALLSHSGSRGFGAGVASHYSKLAMEITKLPAEAKHLAWLDLNTQEGQEYWIGMNLAGEYAAANHHHIHQRMAKDLNALPLRKVENHHNFAWQETLATGQAVMVHRKGATPAQKGELGIIPASMTQAGYVVVGKGDTTALASASHGAGRQMSRTQALKNISPQDLKRALIENDVTLIGADLDEAPMAYKDIEKVMSFQKDLVGIVGKFTPKIVRMAEKEVKRNKRQTKAGDMNFDES comes from the coding sequence ATGAAACGCAGCAAAAAAATCTCTACCCAAGAACTGCAAAAAATAGGCATCTATCATTTAGACCTGCTCAAAGCCGCAGGCAGATATGCCAAAGAAGCCTTAAAAAACAAAAAAAATAGCAAAGAAAGTATCCTTTCCCAACTCGCTAACCTATTAGAGCATCAAGTAGAAAATCAAACGGCAAACTTGTCGCCTTTCACGCCGCAAGAGGGCGAACTTTGGAAAGATTGTGTAGAAAAGGCAATGCTTTTCAAAACAGAAAATCAGGCTTTAAAACAAACAAGAAATGGTTTTGAGTTGAAAGAAACGCCTCTTTCTTACGCCATTTTCGGAAAAGCGGACATAGAAAAGTCGGCACAGGGGCAAATGGATACCGCCTTGCGTTTGCCTATTTCAGTGGCGGGCGCACTGATGCCTGACGCGCATCATGGCTATGGTTTGCCTATTGGAGGAGTTTTGGCTACCCAAGCCGACAAAATTATTCCCTTTGCCGTAGGCGTGGATATTGCCTGCCGCATGTGCCTTTCTGTGTTTGAAATAGAAAAGAGTTTTTTTGAAAAAAAACAAAACTATTTTAAAAATTTGCTTCTAAAAAATACTTGCTTTGGCACAGGAAATGGCTTCCAAACGCCTTGGGACGACCCTATCTTTGAAAAAAAGGAGTGGCAGGCTTCCCCTACAATTCGCCAACTCAAAAGCAAAGCCGTTCAGCAAATTGGCTCGTCTGGTACAGGCAATCACTTTGTAGAATGGGGCATTTTATCCATCGAAGGCCCTGAAAACGCTTTACAGCTTCCTGTGGGCGAATATGTAGCCTTGCTTTCTCATTCGGGTTCGCGTGGCTTCGGGGCAGGCGTAGCCTCGCATTATTCCAAATTGGCAATGGAAATTACCAAACTTCCTGCCGAAGCCAAACATTTAGCTTGGCTCGATTTGAACACACAAGAAGGGCAAGAATATTGGATAGGTATGAATTTGGCGGGCGAATATGCGGCTGCCAATCACCATCATATCCACCAAAGAATGGCAAAAGACCTAAACGCACTTCCTTTGCGAAAAGTAGAAAATCACCATAATTTCGCTTGGCAGGAAACCTTAGCCACAGGGCAAGCCGTTATGGTGCATCGAAAGGGCGCGACACCTGCTCAAAAAGGTGAGTTGGGAATTATCCCTGCTTCTATGACGCAGGCAGGTTATGTTGTGGTAGGAAAAGGCGATACCACTGCTCTTGCGTCGGCTTCGCATGGCGCAGGCAGACAGATGTCGCGCACACAGGCACTTAAAAATATCAGTCCGCAAGATTTGAAACGCGCCCTTATTGAAAACGACGTAACACTTATTGGGGCAGACTTAGACGAAGCACCTATGGCGTACAAAGACATTGAAAAGGTGATGAGTTTCCAAAAAGATTTGGTAGGAATTGTAGGGAAATTTACACCCAAAATTGTCCGTATGGCAGAAAAAGAAGTCAAGCGCAACAAGCGTCAGACAAAGGCAGGCGATATGAATTTTGACGAAAGTTGA
- a CDS encoding PAS domain-containing protein gives MLGLFIGYLGYLGYFFGLLKRLPAGLLPCLCINPFFHYLPMPQAPQDAPFDEVFLDTFSILYWQINQDGILTQLKGKLCQDFQLEQAHWIGQNTTELSAFPTWLGSAEMLKQAKQKGKIANFIVYNHKLCCLQIQYQTERQALLGFLQIWQAKNAAPLPSPDNEGENYDESYLKNLLYQIQDLPVSAALVQLSGTADIIAVSNLWASTFRTSPESIIGTRFTDLFIDPNDYVQAKRRARRKNVAKSYEARFWRADENGNSPDKRKVIWCSLHLHMFQIGEKRFLFVSLWDISSYRQNEEKYRSLIRYAPDYILHIDLEGEILYLNRSIERYSISELMGKNVYDFLSLGEQVQVKAIIEEVLQSKSVGRYDKKFYLDNEDWRWVSMRIAPMYTDEEVTGFAVIATDITKNKLQEAELHASESKNAALLNALPDTILLLSREGIVLDYRRATNLHLQNKGEYDLKLKVGDDIRSALRPVYSSKMVTALQKTFLTGRVQTFEDEQFDEKTQQFYFLETRLAVSSLHEVLVVVRNITEQKKNEREVNQSRQEYKRLLDNIDEIVYHFSIKEVDKFGELLFVSNHLSKVLGYLKDDFKFPKFSWIRLIHPADRRSAMEAVQKAIYYQENVVHRYRIKHKTEGSYIWLEARLIPQLDNLGRLVSVMGVARDITREVVTEQDKKRFISLVRSNHDCICMTDPKGDIIFINQAGCELLGIASHHEVLGKSILDFYARLQREQIQNEVFAPQLQKEKKSIRWESELKLINRRKNSSLEVLATFFSIRTSRREEQSDIAIIMRDITERKAAEKKIRQSEEKYRNLVETMEEGIVLVDTEGVTLFVNDQLVQMFGYEKSEFLEQPFFEMLAPQTKENAAFFNELEKETAYFHINPDEPYKETRSELQLRKRNGELIWLWVSSNPIKDEVGNITGYISALADVTSLKQAQNEILEVNKEMEQLLYRASHDLKGPVSSVEGVINLMRLEINHEQMAFYSDMMMASIKKLLMRIKDLTKLSAIKNREISMQKIEVLPMLKDLQKTFEFAPYYNQITFEYDIEPLEFYSDESLFRTIMQNFVENGIKYADPDKSHSFLRISLRQSEAQAILITIQDNGIGIHQDFKDRIFDMFFRATESVAGTGMGLYIVNSAVKKLGGSLRFETRYREGTTFYLKLPNKKRSI, from the coding sequence TTGTTAGGCTTATTTATAGGCTACTTAGGCTACTTAGGCTACTTCTTTGGGCTACTTAAAAGGCTACCCGCAGGTCTGCTACCTTGTCTTTGTATCAATCCTTTTTTTCATTATCTACCTATGCCACAAGCACCGCAAGATGCCCCTTTTGACGAGGTATTTCTCGATACTTTTTCTATTCTCTATTGGCAAATCAATCAAGATGGAATCCTGACCCAACTCAAAGGTAAATTGTGTCAGGACTTTCAACTCGAACAAGCGCATTGGATAGGGCAAAACACAACCGAACTTTCCGCTTTTCCTACTTGGCTTGGCAGCGCAGAGATGCTCAAACAAGCCAAGCAAAAGGGTAAGATTGCCAATTTTATCGTCTATAACCACAAGCTATGCTGTTTGCAGATACAGTATCAAACGGAAAGACAAGCCCTTTTGGGTTTTCTACAAATTTGGCAGGCAAAAAATGCTGCCCCTTTGCCCTCGCCTGATAACGAAGGCGAAAACTATGACGAAAGCTATCTCAAAAATCTGTTATACCAAATTCAAGACCTGCCTGTTTCGGCGGCATTGGTGCAATTAAGTGGCACAGCCGACATTATAGCCGTCAGCAACCTTTGGGCATCGACTTTTCGGACAAGCCCCGAAAGCATCATAGGCACACGCTTTACTGATTTATTTATAGACCCAAACGACTATGTGCAGGCAAAACGTCGCGCACGTAGGAAAAATGTAGCCAAAAGTTATGAAGCGCGTTTTTGGCGGGCAGATGAAAATGGCAATTCGCCCGACAAGCGCAAGGTTATCTGGTGCAGCCTGCATCTGCACATGTTTCAAATAGGCGAAAAACGCTTTCTCTTTGTAAGTTTGTGGGATATATCTTCTTATCGCCAAAATGAAGAAAAGTACCGCTCTTTGATTCGTTACGCGCCTGATTATATCTTGCATATCGATTTGGAAGGTGAAATTTTATATCTCAATCGCTCCATAGAACGCTATTCTATTTCGGAATTGATGGGTAAAAATGTCTATGATTTTCTTTCTTTGGGCGAACAAGTGCAGGTAAAGGCAATCATTGAGGAAGTATTGCAGAGCAAATCGGTAGGGCGTTATGATAAAAAATTCTACCTCGACAACGAAGATTGGCGATGGGTCAGCATGCGCATTGCACCCATGTACACCGACGAGGAAGTTACAGGTTTTGCCGTCATTGCAACAGACATCACAAAAAACAAACTACAAGAAGCCGAGCTACATGCCAGCGAAAGCAAAAATGCCGCCCTTCTAAATGCCTTACCCGATACAATTTTATTGCTTTCACGCGAGGGGATTGTCTTAGATTATAGGCGTGCTACAAATTTGCACCTGCAAAATAAAGGCGAGTATGATTTGAAACTAAAAGTAGGCGATGACATCAGAAGTGCGCTGCGTCCTGTTTATTCTTCTAAAATGGTAACGGCATTGCAGAAAACCTTTCTCACAGGGCGCGTCCAGACTTTTGAAGATGAACAATTTGATGAAAAAACACAACAATTTTATTTCTTGGAAACGCGCTTGGCAGTAAGTAGCCTTCATGAGGTCTTGGTTGTGGTGCGAAACATTACAGAGCAGAAAAAAAATGAGCGCGAAGTCAATCAGAGCAGGCAGGAGTACAAACGACTTTTAGATAATATCGATGAAATTGTATATCATTTTAGCATCAAAGAAGTAGATAAGTTTGGCGAACTTCTTTTTGTGAGCAACCACCTTTCTAAGGTCTTGGGTTATCTCAAAGACGATTTTAAGTTTCCCAAATTTAGTTGGATACGGCTTATTCACCCTGCCGATAGACGCAGTGCGATGGAGGCGGTGCAGAAAGCCATCTACTATCAAGAAAATGTGGTGCATCGCTATCGCATCAAACACAAAACCGAAGGCAGCTATATTTGGCTTGAAGCGCGTCTGATTCCGCAGCTCGATAATTTGGGGCGTTTGGTTTCGGTCATGGGTGTGGCACGCGACATTACGCGCGAAGTAGTAACCGAACAAGACAAAAAACGCTTTATCTCTTTGGTGCGAAGCAATCACGACTGCATCTGCATGACAGACCCCAAAGGCGATATTATTTTTATCAACCAAGCAGGCTGCGAACTATTAGGTATCGCCTCGCATCACGAAGTATTAGGCAAATCTATCTTAGATTTTTATGCACGTCTCCAACGCGAGCAAATCCAAAATGAAGTCTTTGCGCCCCAGCTTCAAAAAGAAAAGAAAAGTATCCGTTGGGAAAGCGAACTCAAACTTATCAACCGCCGCAAAAATAGCTCTTTGGAAGTATTAGCGACCTTCTTTTCCATTCGCACCTCCCGCAGAGAGGAGCAGAGCGATATTGCGATTATTATGCGCGACATCACCGAGCGAAAAGCGGCAGAAAAGAAAATTCGTCAGAGTGAGGAAAAGTATCGCAATTTGGTAGAAACAATGGAAGAAGGGATTGTTTTGGTAGATACCGAAGGGGTTACCCTTTTTGTCAATGACCAATTAGTTCAAATGTTTGGTTATGAAAAGAGTGAATTTTTGGAGCAGCCCTTTTTTGAAATGCTTGCGCCCCAGACCAAAGAAAATGCCGCTTTTTTCAATGAATTAGAAAAAGAAACCGCTTATTTTCACATCAATCCCGACGAACCCTACAAAGAAACACGCTCCGAACTACAACTTAGAAAACGAAATGGCGAACTTATTTGGCTTTGGGTTAGCTCTAATCCCATCAAAGATGAGGTAGGCAATATTACAGGTTATATCAGTGCCTTAGCCGACGTAACTTCTTTGAAGCAGGCGCAAAATGAAATCTTAGAAGTCAATAAGGAAATGGAGCAGCTTTTGTATCGCGCTTCGCACGATTTAAAAGGTCCTGTTTCTTCCGTAGAGGGCGTTATCAATTTGATGCGTCTGGAAATCAATCATGAGCAGATGGCTTTCTATTCGGATATGATGATGGCTTCTATCAAAAAGTTATTGATGCGCATTAAAGATTTGACCAAACTTTCTGCCATCAAAAATAGAGAAATCTCGATGCAAAAGATAGAAGTCCTCCCTATGCTCAAAGATTTGCAAAAGACCTTCGAATTTGCACCTTACTACAATCAAATCACCTTTGAGTATGACATCGAGCCGCTTGAATTTTATTCTGATGAAAGTCTTTTCCGTACCATTATGCAAAATTTTGTAGAAAATGGTATCAAGTATGCCGACCCCGACAAGAGCCATTCTTTTCTTAGAATCAGCCTCCGACAAAGTGAAGCGCAGGCAATTCTTATTACCATTCAAGACAATGGAATCGGTATTCACCAAGATTTTAAAGATAGAATCTTCGACATGTTTTTCCGCGCCACCGAGTCTGTGGCAGGGACAGGCATGGGGCTTTATATCGTCAATAGTGCCGTAAAAAAATTAGGGGGTAGTTTGCGCTTCGAAACGCGCTACCGAGAGGGAACAACTTTTTATCTAAAATTGCCCAACAAAAAAAGAAGCATCTAA
- a CDS encoding FAD:protein FMN transferase encodes MTSNQRKNIIYSLILIGSMAAVFFYRKYQASEKAKLELAQAAQQKEQAALDGLFLYQLQGEAMGTTYNIKYRIAEKDLPEATQMALKNQIDSLLDVFNLSLSTYISNSEISRFNQFEKDSIHFSLPYFYPVLQKSREIYEISAGAFEPTLSPLIRVWGFGEMEEPEKVPTAQVDSLLQYVGFDKIEFDSLSVRKKKKGVGLNFNAIAQGYGVDIVCDFLSQKGFEHYMVEIGGEVRAKGTNGTEKGWLIGIDDPNASETERFVKATVLLQDAALVTSGNYRKFYVREGKKYAHTLDPTTGYPTAHNLLSVTILAKDCMTADALATACMVLGREKGGKMLAQYPEAEQIGAYFIVGSDKETQTFTTSFFEKSLKVSN; translated from the coding sequence ATGACTTCAAACCAGAGAAAAAACATCATATACAGCCTAATTTTGATAGGCAGCATGGCGGCAGTATTTTTTTATAGAAAATACCAAGCCTCCGAAAAAGCGAAGTTGGAATTGGCGCAAGCCGCCCAACAAAAAGAACAAGCCGCCCTCGACGGACTCTTTCTCTACCAACTGCAAGGCGAGGCTATGGGTACAACTTACAACATCAAGTATCGTATCGCCGAAAAAGACCTTCCAGAAGCTACACAAATGGCACTCAAAAATCAGATAGATTCGCTTTTAGATGTCTTCAATTTGAGCCTTTCTACTTACATTTCCAACTCTGAAATTAGTAGGTTTAATCAATTTGAAAAGGATAGTATTCATTTTTCACTACCCTATTTCTACCCTGTCCTGCAAAAGAGCAGGGAAATTTATGAAATTTCGGCAGGAGCTTTCGAACCTACCCTTTCCCCTCTGATTCGCGTTTGGGGCTTCGGCGAGATGGAAGAACCCGAAAAAGTGCCTACCGCGCAGGTAGATTCTTTGCTTCAATACGTGGGTTTTGATAAGATAGAATTTGATAGCCTTTCGGTTCGCAAAAAGAAAAAAGGCGTAGGACTTAATTTCAACGCTATCGCGCAGGGCTACGGTGTCGATATTGTTTGCGATTTTCTAAGCCAAAAAGGATTTGAGCATTATATGGTAGAAATTGGGGGAGAAGTGCGTGCAAAAGGTACAAATGGAACAGAAAAAGGTTGGCTTATTGGCATAGATGACCCCAACGCTTCGGAAACAGAAAGATTTGTCAAGGCTACTGTCCTATTGCAAGATGCCGCCCTTGTAACTTCGGGGAACTATCGCAAGTTTTATGTCCGCGAAGGCAAAAAATATGCACACACCTTAGACCCCACAACGGGCTACCCCACGGCACACAACCTGCTTAGTGTAACCATCTTAGCGAAAGACTGCATGACGGCAGATGCCTTAGCCACAGCCTGCATGGTCTTGGGAAGAGAAAAAGGCGGAAAAATGCTTGCCCAATATCCCGAAGCGGAACAAATAGGGGCTTATTTCATAGTAGGTAGTGATAAAGAAACGCAAACTTTTACTACTTCTTTTTTTGAAAAAAGTCTAAAAGTGAGTAATTGA